The genomic stretch TTCCCTCTACTGGAATTCCTTCAAGAGAATAAGCTATACCCCGATGACCAGATCCTCAAAGGAAAGATTGAGCTTCTCAACAAAACAAACATGGTCGATTACGCCATGGACATCCATAAGAGCCTCTACCACACTGAAGAAGTTCCTCAAGGTTCCTCCTTTATGCAATGTTCCACGCTTTAAAGTGTTTCTTATTCTTCATTGTTACTTTTTCTTTGCTTTAGGGGTTCTAAAATAACGGTTTTTTGTTGGTAGATATGGTTGATAGGCGTGTCGAAGTTGTTGCGAGATTGAAATCTCTGGAAGAGTCGGCTGCGCCATTGATTTCGTTTCTTCAGAACCCTAATTCTGTTCAGGAACTCCGGTCTGATAAGCAATACAATATCCAGATGCTTAAGGAGCGATATcaggtttttttcttcttctattgaactctgagtttatttatttactcaTGTACAGGGCGAGGGATAACGAATCGATTGATTGGTTacatttttctatattttcttgGTTCATGCATTGTAGCTGTTTAATTTTCAATGTTGTCAAACATATGTGTGCTTATCCTCACAGTAGAATTTATTTGTTCGAAGGAGGATTTAACAAATATGGTTTTGAATAGCGTGGAATGGTTGAACCTGGTTCCTTTCCAACACGTTTGTTAGGATTATGCTTATCGAGTTCTGAGTTGAgttattttttggaaaagaaaatcaaaatgaaagCGTTGTTGGATTAGAGGTTCTACTTTTCAATTCCTGCGGTCTTATACATCTTGgtttgtgaattttttgtttgttaGTATACCATACAATTTTTTGTGGTCTTGAAGTTTTAATTGAAGTTTCTCATGCTGGGAATCTGGAAGTTCAAATCTCGCCCATAGCTttacattattattttttggccagttggggggggggggggttgcagTTCATTTCTTATTTACTCTTCCACACATCTTCACATTTACATGTAAGGAAATTGAGTCTTTTATATTACACATAAGCCCTTTAAACCTACTTTCATAGAACTGCTTTGCTCGCTAGGCTTTGCCTAGGTGCTAAGGTGCCCTGCACCCCTGCTACCGCTTTGTATttttcatcattcttcatttGGGAAGATCCTCTGAATCCAATGGATGTTTGACTgcattggaatttttttttgtgactattttttttgggaagcaGGTGATTAGGGacggatctttttttttttggtaatattgACTTGTGTCTGCATTTTATGAGCAGATTGGGCCAGAGCAGATAGATGCTTTATATCAGTACGCCAAATTTCAGTTTGAATGTGGAAACTACTCTGGTGCGGCTGACTATCTATATCAATACAGGGCTTTGTCTACAAATGGTGAAAGGAGCTTGAGTGCCTTATGGGGAAAGCTTGCTGCAGAGATACTAATGCAAAATTGGGATATTGCTTTGGAGGAGCTTAATTGCTTGAGAGAAATCATTGACTCAAAGGTTGACTCAAAGGTTTGTATTGGATACTCGCTTATTTTCCTTCACACAATTCACATTGCTTGCATTACTTATGTTTGTGATTGTGATTTGTGGTGCAGAATTCTGCATCGCCATTGAATCAGTTGCAAAGTAGAATTTGGCTGATGCATTGGAGCCTGTTCATATTTTTCAATCATGAAAGTGGCAGAACGGGGCtcattgatttatttttctatgataGGTCTACCACCTAAAACTCAATCATCTTCTTGAATTGATACAATTTCTGACCTGAACACTTGTTTATATTAGAAAATAATGCCCAATCATTTGTTTCTGTCACTTGTGTTTAATATTTATGTCTTTCCTCCTTTTACACGCTTTATTGCTCTTCGgtagagttaaaaaaaatatataatgaagCCATTTGGATTTctctttaattaattttaacaattttttttattgagtaATGGTCATTAAAGTTGATCTTATGGAAGTCCTTGAATGCGGCTGTCTCATGTTTACTTGCCTTTTGCCACTTTGAAACCTTAATGgaagatttaattttaatttttccatGACCTTTATTTATAGCCATTTTTCATTGGTATGCGTATTTACCTATTTATATATGTATTgtagtaataattaattattattgttatttgtgCTTAAAATTTTTCGTTGCTATTATTATCAAGGAAAAAATTTTTTGCATGCTTGGACTAATGTTTTCCTGTATGCCTGCCACTTTTTAGGCACATGGACTAAATTTGGCTGGCTAACCATTGGATAGTTTAGGATCTCCCTGATAGACCACTTGTGAGATTTGGTGGCCTATCTCAACAATGTGGTccaccatctattagttttcctctatttttttttagccTGAAATTTAATCATATACTTTCCCATGCAACAGCATAACCCTCCCATATATGTTCAAGCATCCCTATGTAAGGACCAaggttatgaaaattggaatcgAAGATTGAATCAGTCAGTGCTGATTTTGATCTGAATTGGCTGAATCAGTCCTATCCGAATCAGCCTATTATATGATCCAATTCCGAATTTGAAACGTTGGTAGTGACATATGGGGATGTCAGACTGGtctaaaatttcattcatatatAGATGATGGTGTGAACACCTTATCCAAAAATTCGGGCCCCAAAAGAAGTTCCATGTGGCATCAAATACATGTGTGCAGTGATGGATTCCTACAAAGGCATGCAAAGATTCTTTCCCCTAGTATTAATTGGCAagagggttctctaagcaaGCGGCATAGGGGGAGCGCATCAATGAGGAGCGACAAAATGGTTTTGTACATAGGAGGGGGtagagaggtcatttcatgtgagagaGATATACTGAGAGGGTACTAGTGTACCGTCTGCGGCCTCACAGAACCTTTTTCCTATTAATCAGTAACAACTACCATTTTAAATGATGAACTACTACTATGACTgatgtaagatcgaatcacaagtgattcaatcccaggcaggatctttaCTGAATCTAATATAAACCAAATTTAGGGACAAAAAGAATGAATAAGAAGGGATCACACAATTGCACAAATCCAACTAGGGGGAgagaaatcgcataaagaagggggaggggaagaatcaCTCATAGCCCTAAGGATCTCAAACactaactcaattcatcattctacAAATCTGTCCAATCGGAgtacattagctcctctatataaagaggtcagactagcagtcataacctaactaggagttagactccaagtagattagaccttacataataggagttggacttcAAATAGGACtggactagaactccaacatgaagtaaaactagaactccaacatggagtaggtaactaactagtcattcactaatagggaaacttaaactgactcaaactgaaataacaaaggaaatagactcaaaacatgactaactaaactaataaattaaatcccgttttcctattttcttattttctatccatattttatgcttattaaagtggctcattacaaaaaaaacccatgggatcaaaggtccaacacatacataacccaacccaatgcttatttgcaataaaataagtccattaagtgacttatctacatcaattccccccATGTTGAGAAAAATTCGTCCACCAATTTTGTAGAATGGGAGAATCAACATCAATCGATCAATATCCATCTTTGTCTGTCTGAAATTACCATTAAAACCATGATTGAATGCAATGAAATCCACGACGCGAAGTTCGTTGGTGAAGATCGGTTCACTTAAGAGTTCAACCAATTTAAATTTTTCCGcaagttgattttcaatttccaaCGATGTCATCTCATCTTTACCACGggtgattcatcttctggttcgtcTATCTGTTGTTCAACGactgagatcacatagttgaaggtagtGTGTACTATGGTTTTAAAATCCATGCAATGTCATTGAGTCTCATTGAGCTTCTCTTgcatcaattgcatttgttgacagATATCCAATAAAATGTCTAGATCCGtagtgggagagaaagggagtcGCGTGGCTACTGTGGGAGGTGAAGGGAGTTGTGTTTTAGTAGAGCAAGAGATTcggctctgatatcaattgatGTAAGAtggaatcacaagtgatccaatcgcAGGCGGGATCTTTACTAAATCCAATATAAACTAAATTCATGGACATAAAGAATGAATAAGAAGGGATCGCATAATTGCACAAATTTAACCAGTGGGAgagaaatcgcataaagaagggggaggggaagaatcaCTCACAGCTctaaggctctcaaacactaactcaattcatcattcttcaaatctgtccaatcgGAGTACATTAgttcctctatataaagagagTAGACAAGTagtcataacctaactaggagttagactccaagtaggatttACATAATaagagttggactccaaataggactagactagaactgCAACATGGAGTAAGTAACTAattagtcattcactaatagggaaacctaaactgactcaaactgaaataacaaaggaaatagactcaaaacaagactctaactaaactaatgaattaaatcctgttttcctactttctactcatattttaggcccCAGTAAAGGGgcttattacaaagaaaattcatgggatcaaaggtccaacacatacattacccaacccaaggcttatttacaataaaataagcccattaagtgacttatctgcatcaattacTACTATGGTTATGATGATATGGTAAGACAGTGAAATGTgtgtttttattaaaaaatacaaagtcAACTATGCGTTACTGGATACAGTTGTTatttcaagttccattttttaGATGTTACTGAAAAGAACAGAAATAAATCTGTCTGCAGGTATATAAATGCCATCCAAACAAATGCACCACATCTTTTACGTTACTTGGCTACTGCATTTGTTGTTAACAAAAGGAGACGACCTCAACTGAAAGAATTTATCAGAGTCATCCAGCAGGAACAGCACTCCTACAAGGATCCAATCACAGAGTTTCTAGAATGTTTATATGTTGACTATGATTTTGATGGTGCTCAAAAGAAGTTGCAAGAGTGTGAAGATGTAAGTTTTCAGCCTTGACTTCTCATTACATTATGCATCTTAATGTGCTGTACTTTCTGTACTATGTATATCTTTTTATGCTTGTGTTAGTTCACTACTTTCTTACCCCCCCCNNNNNNNNNNNNNNNNNNNNNNNNNNNNNNNNNNNNNcaaaaaaaaaaaaaaaaaaaggctaaacAACTCTAGTTTTTGTTAAATATTTCTGTGGTTGGATTTTTAACACCTTCAAGTATCTAGGGTTACGTTTTGATATGTTCTTTTTTGCAAATATCTCAGGATAGCTCAGGCTAAGGATAGCAtccaaaataaggaaaaaatatcCTTCATTTAAATCTGTAGCTTATTTATGGAAGACAAATAAGTAGATCTCTTGTTCCTTCTTACATACTCATAGCATGTGAATTGAGGGTTTGGTTGCTTGGACATGGATTCCAAGATTTGGTAGTTTCCCTCCATGAATTGGGGCTCATGTGATTTGTGACAGTGGCCTTTGGTGGAAGAAATGGTTTTCAATGGATAAGTCTCAAGGTTGGATTGGGTGAATTGGCGGATCAGGATCAGGATCAGGCAGCACCAAACCAATCCAGTTGTTAGTGGCTGATGCCACCAATATTCCCTCAAAGATTGGTCAATATTGAGCATGATCAGCCTGTTGGACTAGGATCGTGTGGTCACCATTCTGGTCTATGATACTGAGATTTAAATATTGGGTGAGCCTGTGGCGCAGACGGTTAAGTTGAACTATTGCAACaagttggtcacaggttcaaaagctgacaacagcctctcctgcgaagcggggggtaaggctgtgttcATTTGTATCTCCCAgacctgcagtagcgggagcctcgtgtactggggttttttttttatgctgaGATTTAAATCCTTGAACGCAATTCTTTCTGTTTCTCTGCCTTCTGGGAAGCAATGATAAATCTTCTGTTGTAGCTACCAAAGTGAAAGTGACTACATTTTTATGACGATCATTGTGGTGTGTTTTGGCGTGGATAATTTGAGTCCTTGTAGGTTTGTGTATTCTAATATACTGCACCTAGAGCTTCATAGGAATTTGAAGCTAACACATTACTGACGCACCTAAGCTAAATTGTTATGGATGTTTGAACTTACTTTGTAATTAGATGAACAAGGTTGCATGTTGCAATGAAATTATAGCTTTCTGGTAAAAAATCTGTTGAATTTTCAGTTCTGAAGATTATTGTCCTCATCCTCTATGTCTAGATTGGGGAAAGTCGAGCAATTTGTAATTTTGTTCATGTTTGGATTGAAACTAAACTGAAGGAGAAATTTAATGATTTTCCTATACCATTCTCACAGCACCTTATGTTTATTTGGTTGCATGATGCACAATTTCTTTTGGATGATTCATCCACATTAAAATTGTTTTTCATTATGCATGCTGAACTCACAAAATGAATTCAATTTGCAGGTAATTCTGAATGACCCTTTCCTTGGAAAACGAGTTGAAGAAGGAAACTTTTCTACTGTACCACTGTGGGATGAGTTCCTTGAAAATGCACGACTCTTTATATTTGAGACATATTGCCGAATTCATCAGTGCATTGATATGGGGTGTGTATGTTGCTCCCGAGTAATATTCAATTAGCTATGTTAGATTCTCCTGCATGTGCTATATTGTGTTCTTTGCTTGTTTAGTTATGCGCACACTTACATGCTTTTTGTCTGAAATTCTTTGCTATACATGGTCGAAAATCTTTcacaatttccattttttttttccgtcttTCTGAAATCAAGCAACCCTTTCAGCATATCTTCTTATAGAGATTTCCCATTACTTATTCATCTGCTGTAAGTACTTCTATTTTTTGGTTGCACGGATTTGTCTGTTAGGTAGATTTTGTTTTGTTAGGGTGTGTTTTGCTTCTAACTGTTAAtgtcctaccaaaaaaaaaaaggtagttgTTTTAATGGTTTTGCGGCTGAATTGGCAGGATATGATGGGTTTGGAAGGAAGCCTTTTAGTTTGTtaagagggaattttttttctgttttggttCTTTAGCATCTGGAGTCAGTTTctcttcgattttttttttctttgttttatcttggagctTGCATCCTCTTCAAATCCCTCTCTCCCCTTATTAACTGCATCAAGCTAAATGGTGGTGGTAGCTCTTTGGGCAATCTGAGTCCAACCTTCTTTTTTTGCATGTCTGGTGGGAGAGGGTGTTCGGGAACTATGGGGCGGCGTTTTTCTGGTTATCTCAGGAAGTATTGGCATCAGTTACAAGACTACTATCACAGTAGGATTTAAAAATAGTTATtaggaattttgaaatttatttgTGAAAGGGCTGGATAGACACTCAAATTGGAGTATCAGGGATTCAGGGTAGGTGCTTGGATGTGTTAGGGTCCATGAAGGTGGGCCTTGGCATTATGTGCTCCTTACTAGAAAAGCCAAGGCTCTTTGTGGTCATGTAAACTTTTTGTTTTCGTCAATGATGTGCTCAGCTAATTTGTTGGCTGATGAGTTAACTAGAGGTGGTTTCTCAAGTCAAGCACTGTATTTTATGGGTTGCCTTTGATGGTCTTTATGGTGTTTGTATATCATATTAACTTCTATAAAATTTATCTgttatctataaaaaaaaatgtatttagTGAAAAAAACCTGTGcctatttttcttaatttaattaACTTTTGCTTAATGTTGGGCCAACCacaagtgattattttttttttcgttgtaTTGTCGTATGTACGATCAGTGCCAGGCTTACTCGCTGCCTGCCTTGATTTGTTCAATGGCGGACGTGGTAACCATGTTTTCAACATCTCAATGAATTgctaatattttcattttctatgTTTGAAAGCTACCCAAAGCCTGATTGCTTCTGATGTTTTCAAGCAGAATGCTTGCTGAAAAGTTGAATATGAACTATGAGGAGGCTGAGAGATGGATTGTTACTCTTGTTCGGAATGCAAAGCTTGATGCTAAGATTGATTCCGAGTCCAGGACTGTTGTCATGGAGCCCAATCATCTCGATGTGTAAGCATAAATTGGTTGTCATAACAATTTTATGTAACTTAATGCATTTTAGTTACAATGGTTGTTTCCTTAGTGCTCAATTTGTTTGTCCTTCTTAACAGTTATGAGCAGATCATAGAGAATACAAAGGCGCTAGCAGGACGGACTTACAAATTGGCACATCAGGTTCTTGAAGCTGCACCGGCACAGGCTGCACGATAGGGTGTCCAGGTGCCAATTTCTTGGGTACTACCATTGCCCGATTCAAGTCAATCTAGTACTagataaaattctatttttaaagATTTTGGTTATTTAAGTGGTAGGATCTGCAAACAAACTGGTGGAATTTTTTGGAATCACAccaggaagaaagggaaagccGACGGTCAAAATTTTTGCTGTGGCTGATTATATCCTTACATGTTCTTTAAGAAACCGATTTTTTGTTTCCAGTATTCCTTATTTGTTTTGTGTTGAATTCAATGCAGTGTAACCTACACAAGAGTACAAGACCACGCGAGAAATGTACTAATAGTGTTTAGTTTTTTCGAATGATCAACACTCCTTGAAATGGTTTTGCACTAGTGGAATACCCATTTTGGAGGAAAAGGAGTTTTTGGGAGATGGGGTTTATTGGCATTGCTGTTGGTGATGATCTGATAATCATCTATGTTCTGGAAAAGATGGATTGCATTGATGACGAATCCATGACTTTTGAGTCAATATTTTAAAAATGGGCTTTTGATTACAGCTTTTTAAATCCTTGACTAAAGTTCCGCTTAGCCTATGGTGGAACTTCCACTTCTTTGGATTCTCTTGACCATATCTTCGCCTCTCAATTAAGGAGTTAGTTGAAGAAAGTCTCTTAAGCGGGCTAAAGAATTCGTTGAAAGCCAAATTAAGGCTTTTTCTCCAATGAATTAAGCTCTTCTCAGTGATTGACAGTCCTGGTTTTTCAATCGAAGTCAAGTGGGTTAAAACACTAAACTAAACCTTGGAGTTCTTTGTTCTTTCAATCGAAGTTGGCTACCATTATAGTTAATTGGGCCGCCGGAACACAATAAAAATGTGTCTGAGTGCTTTGTTGTGAGTGGATTCGGAGACTTTTAATAGAAACCAATTTGGTCAAACCCCAAGCGTTTAAGCCAATTCAGTCAGTTTTGATTGGAGGTTTTGTGTATTAGAAACCAATTCAACCACACTCCTATTTGTCTAATCTAagtttgggagagggataggcataCTGATCATGTGGGGTAAGTAAGCGAGTGACACCAAGAAGAATGTGGATGAAGTATCATATAGGAGGGGAGGGATTAtttcaaaaggagaaagagagatatagACACGATAAGCATTAGCTTATGCCTTATGGTACACCTGCAGTATCCagccttttcccttttaagtatAATGAGATTCCGATCCAACCCAATTGAGCGAGTGAGTGCGTGGGTGGGTGGTTGGTCTTGCATCTGGTCTTTAGGCTTCTTCAAGTGCGCTACCACTATCTAATATTTCATTTGGGTGCACACTACCACTCGCTATCTATACACTTTTTGGTGCTGAATGCATCTTTAGTTTACTTTCTCCTATGCAGAATTTATACTTTCTCAAGTCAGTGAGAGACCCACTCAAGCCAAATAGTCATGTCGAGGGTTAAAAGTtttaggttgtgtttgttatgtaTTCTTAGAATAGATTTTAGGTTTAGAACACAACCTGAAACAATAAGATTCACAACGTGTTTCCTCTCTTTTGAATGTTAGGCACATGAGACTTTTCCTAAGACAATCATATATCATTAGAAGGATTTTTCTCctagtccatttttattatacCTAATCCGCAAGGGTCCCGTCATTGCATAGCTGGGAAGAGTCttaggcatcgtttgataatgtttctgctgtttctgtgtctagaaacaacagaaaagatttttcacattttcggaaacaaaaacggattttttggtatttgataaacttgtttctcgaaacgttatTTTACAGACATAATGCTACTAATAAACCTAATAGTATTATCGGAtgtccaaaagggagagagggtttggttgtctctttttaggtttaaatagttaaaAGATTTTTCGggcacaaattttttttttctctcaaattcgtttctagaaacgacgaaacaagtcagacttgtttcatcaaagtcgtttctagaattgtaaataggcataaattttgatttatgtttttagaaatggATGAAATAGAACAACTTTATTAAacactttttaggttgtttctctgtttctaagaacaagaaaacaaagaaatggtAAAATGGAACATTGTCAAACGATGCCTTAATGTACGCAACTTGACCTTCACTTTGCAATTCCTCTCTTTTGAATGTTAGGCACATGAGACTTTTCCTAAGACAATCATACATCATTAGAAGGATTTGTACTCTTAatccattttggtttttttaaggGCAAACCCAATCCACAAGGGTCCCGTCATTGCAGAGCTGGGAAGAGTCTTAATGTATGCAACTTGATCCTCACTTTGAGGAATGATTGAGCtggtgaagagcactaaacatctCCATGtaagtggcccaaggtgtgtgCCTAGTGGAAGTTGAACTTAAGACGTTTgagtttatggctcgtaccaagtttgttgTTCACCAACTGCGTTACCCCTTTGGGTTAGTTGTTTGTTTGTTAgttgaaagaaaggaaaggaaaaagcaaagaaaaaaaaaatatttttttcaaatttaaaataaaattgggaatgatgaaaaaaagaaatatttttttttatacaaatttGTAAGGAAATTacgttattatttttttcccttaataatctttttgtttttcctctGTTCATTTCTTGCATAACAAATATACATCTTAAGATTAGACAAGAATCCCAAAAGAAATCCTCAATTCCTCTTTCTCTGATTGAGCAACTTTCCAACCATATTCCATCTTattacctaaaatacccctTCATGCCTAGCATTTTTCCCCAATTCAGCAATTCAGCAATTCAACATTATTTACATAACTCAAGGGATTTGTAAACAAATATAACACtactctttgatttttcatTTCCCATTTTTTAGTGAAATATTGGATTTCCACCTTAttacatcaaaaaaaaaaaaaagaaaattcacttttgaattATCTTTCTGATTAAATATAAATGATGGAATTCCATGAATTCAGATAGTATGAGAATCTTCTCATATGATACGAAAGTCAAAGTCTAATGCATTAAAGAGAATGACTTAATGGAGAATTGATCTAGGTTCTAGACTCGAATTCCTTACCGTCCCCAATTC from Macadamia integrifolia cultivar HAES 741 chromosome 14, SCU_Mint_v3, whole genome shotgun sequence encodes the following:
- the LOC122060401 gene encoding eukaryotic translation initiation factor 3 subunit E-like, which translates into the protein MAQYDLTPRIAPLLDRHLVFPLLEFLQENKLYPDDQILKGKIELLNKTNMVDYAMDIHKSLYHTEEVPQDMVDRRVEVVARLKSLEESAAPLISFLQNPNSVQELRSDKQYNIQMLKERYQIGPEQIDALYQYAKFQFECGNYSGAADYLYQYRALSTNGERSLSALWGKLAAEILMQNWDIALEELNCLREIIDSKVDSKNSASPLNQLQSRIWLMHWSLFIFFNHESGRTGLIDLFFYDRYINAIQTNAPHLLRYLATAFVVNKRRRPQLKEFIRVIQQEQHSYKDPITEFLECLYVDYDFDGAQKKLQECEDVILNDPFLGKRVEEGNFSTVPLWDEFLENARLFIFETYCRIHQCIDMGMLAEKLNMNYEEAERWIVTLVRNAKLDAKIDSESRTVVMEPNHLDVYEQIIENTKALAGRTYKLAHQVLEAAPAQAAR